In Balneola sp., a single genomic region encodes these proteins:
- a CDS encoding heavy metal translocating P-type ATPase codes for MAKPAATISTNICYHCGELCQDETTRFENKLFCCTGCKTAFQILDESGLCSYYDLETTPGINLKNTKSRTRFDYLEDEEVIRRIVDFQNAEQLSITLYIPNIHCTSCVWLLENLQKLDSGVLQTNVNFLKRELSLLIDTGETSLRDVVEQLTTIGYEPEIRLDKLDTKSSKSHQNRALWMKLAVAGFAFGNIMLFSFPDYLDVGNSGLGGQFHIFFGALNIILALPVLIYSSSDYLKSAFAALSQNGVNLDVPISIGIVALFSRSVYEIVTGTGTGYMDSFTGLIFFLLIGKLVQQKTFNRLSFDRDYKSYLPIAVNTFDAYGIEKSVSLDRLAPGMEIHLRNQELVPCDSILLSEKAFVDYSFITGESEPVEVLQGELVYAGAKLNGTSAQLRTEQEVENSYLTKLWNHEAFKNTDKELKLSSFADRISPYFTVGVLGISAFAGMYWLQAAGIEMALSVFTAVLIIACPCALALSTPFTLGSALNVLSLNGLFVKNHLLLENLSKATTIVFDKTGTLTQKDDAEISCRDCQLDNYQKGLVYFSCKNSIHPVSRRIAEYLGRDAEIQNSTMTPDSFYEVSGQGVFASFDGTIVCIGSRAFIAKQTDLNYKEIPENSFTGTVAYVAIDGDYKGYFGIKTGLRTGVTELLRSLKTRFKTFLISGDNETQRTEFEEYFEAEQSLLFNKSPEEKLSFVQNLQKENKKVVMIGDGLNDAGALKQSDFGIALSDDISSFSPACDAILEGDALKKLNSFIEFSQGSMNIIIASFVLSLLYNTVGLGFAITGHLSPLVAAILMPLSSISVMVFTFLTTRFKAQKLGLAIWK; via the coding sequence ATGGCAAAACCTGCAGCCACAATATCAACCAATATTTGTTACCACTGCGGTGAACTATGTCAAGATGAGACTACTCGTTTTGAAAACAAGCTTTTCTGTTGTACTGGCTGTAAAACAGCGTTTCAAATTTTAGATGAAAGCGGGCTTTGCTCCTACTATGACTTAGAGACTACCCCCGGAATCAACCTCAAGAATACAAAATCCAGAACACGGTTTGATTATCTGGAAGACGAAGAAGTGATCCGCCGCATCGTTGATTTTCAAAATGCGGAACAGCTTTCCATTACCTTATATATACCCAATATTCACTGCACATCGTGTGTATGGCTGCTGGAAAACCTTCAGAAACTTGATTCCGGAGTCCTTCAAACAAACGTAAATTTTCTGAAGCGTGAGCTTTCTTTATTAATAGACACTGGAGAAACTTCTCTACGGGATGTAGTGGAGCAGTTGACGACCATTGGTTATGAGCCGGAAATACGATTGGATAAGCTTGATACAAAATCATCAAAGTCACACCAAAACCGTGCGCTTTGGATGAAACTGGCGGTGGCAGGATTCGCATTCGGCAACATAATGCTCTTCAGCTTCCCGGATTATCTGGATGTTGGGAACAGCGGTCTTGGCGGGCAGTTCCACATTTTCTTTGGGGCACTCAATATCATTCTCGCCCTCCCTGTTTTGATTTACAGCAGCAGCGATTATTTGAAATCGGCTTTTGCGGCCTTGAGTCAGAATGGAGTTAATTTAGATGTTCCAATTTCTATTGGTATTGTCGCCCTCTTTAGCCGAAGTGTGTATGAAATTGTAACAGGTACCGGAACCGGATACATGGATTCCTTTACCGGACTCATTTTCTTTTTGTTGATTGGAAAACTCGTTCAGCAGAAAACATTCAACCGTCTTTCCTTCGATCGGGATTATAAATCCTACTTACCCATCGCGGTGAATACTTTTGATGCTTATGGAATTGAAAAATCTGTTTCCCTTGACCGATTGGCACCGGGTATGGAAATCCACCTTCGAAATCAGGAGCTGGTACCATGTGATTCTATCCTTCTCTCCGAAAAAGCTTTTGTGGACTATAGTTTTATAACCGGAGAGTCAGAACCTGTGGAGGTTTTGCAGGGTGAGCTTGTGTATGCCGGAGCTAAATTGAATGGAACTTCTGCACAACTCCGTACCGAGCAAGAAGTGGAGAATAGCTACCTTACCAAACTTTGGAATCACGAAGCATTTAAAAATACTGATAAGGAATTAAAGCTTTCGAGTTTTGCCGACCGAATCAGTCCGTATTTCACAGTCGGTGTTTTGGGGATTTCGGCTTTTGCCGGAATGTATTGGCTGCAAGCAGCTGGAATAGAAATGGCGCTATCTGTTTTTACCGCTGTTTTGATTATTGCCTGTCCTTGTGCTTTAGCCCTTTCAACTCCATTTACGCTGGGCTCGGCGCTGAATGTGCTTTCTTTGAATGGCCTATTTGTCAAAAATCACTTATTGCTGGAAAATCTATCTAAAGCCACTACCATTGTTTTTGATAAGACAGGTACTCTTACCCAAAAAGATGATGCTGAAATTAGTTGCCGGGATTGCCAATTGGACAACTATCAAAAAGGGCTGGTTTATTTCAGTTGTAAAAATTCTATCCACCCCGTTAGCCGCCGTATTGCTGAATATTTGGGCAGAGACGCAGAAATTCAAAATTCTACGATGACTCCAGACAGCTTTTATGAAGTATCTGGCCAAGGCGTGTTTGCTTCTTTTGATGGCACAATTGTTTGTATTGGGTCAAGAGCTTTTATCGCTAAACAAACGGACCTTAACTACAAAGAAATTCCAGAAAACAGTTTCACCGGAACAGTAGCATATGTTGCTATTGATGGAGATTACAAAGGCTATTTCGGAATCAAAACCGGATTGCGAACGGGTGTTACTGAATTACTCCGTTCTTTGAAAACTCGATTTAAAACCTTTCTTATTTCTGGGGATAACGAAACTCAGAGAACCGAGTTTGAAGAATATTTTGAGGCCGAACAATCACTCCTTTTCAATAAATCTCCGGAAGAAAAACTAAGCTTTGTTCAAAACCTACAGAAGGAAAATAAGAAAGTAGTGATGATTGGAGATGGCTTAAATGATGCCGGAGCCCTTAAACAAAGTGATTTTGGAATTGCCCTTTCGGATGACATCAGTTCTTTCTCCCCTGCCTGCGATGCAATTCTTGAAGGCGATGCTCTAAAAAAATTGAACAGCTTCATCGAATTTTCACAAGGAAGCATGAATATCATCATTGCAAGTTTCGTGCTTTCACTTTTATACAACACGGTTGGCCTGGGCTTTGCAATTACAGGGCATTTGTCTCCATTAGTAGCCGCCATCCTGATGCCATTAAGTTCCATCAGCGTGATGGTATTTACCTTTTTAACAACGCGCTTTAAAGCGCAAAAGCTGGGGCTTGCGATATGGAAGTAA
- the ccoS gene encoding cbb3-type cytochrome oxidase assembly protein CcoS, with protein sequence MEVIYLLIAFSLLVALIFLGLFFWAVKSGQFDDQYTPSMRILFDNTDSKNQTSNQKNRDE encoded by the coding sequence ATGGAAGTAATTTACCTGCTTATTGCCTTCAGTTTATTGGTCGCTCTGATCTTCCTGGGATTGTTTTTCTGGGCAGTAAAAAGCGGTCAGTTTGACGATCAGTATACGCCATCCATGCGAATCCTGTTCGACAACACAGATTCTAAGAACCAAACATCTAACCAAAAAAATCGGGATGAGTAA
- a CDS encoding cytochrome C oxidase Cbb3 (CcoN/CcoO FixN/FixO), whose protein sequence is MSSTLETFHYDNEIVRKFGIATILWGLIGFIVGLTIALKLIFPDFLGFIPELSYGRLRPLHTNAVIFAFAGNAIFYGVYYSLPRLCKASMWSEKLSSLHFWGWQAIIVSAVLTLPFGINTSKEYAELEWPIDIAIALIWVVFGINMIMTIIKRREKHLYVAIWFYIATFVTVAVLHIVNSFEMPATFLKSYPVYAGVQDALVQWWYGHNAVAFFLTTPFLGIMYYFIPKAANRPIFSYRLSIVHFWSLIFIYIWAGPHHLLYTALPGWAQALGTVFSLMLIAPSWGGMLNGLLTLRGAWDRVREDPVLKFLVVGVTAYGMVTFEGPMLSIANVNAIAHYSDYIIGHVHNGALLWNGGLAFAMLYYITPKIYKTKLYSVKLANVHFWFATMGAIFYVIPMYWGGITQSLMWKQFTAEGLLQYPNFLETVTQIIPMYALRAVGGTLFIIGAAIGSYNIYKTSRQGSLEAAEVDEAQAIINPAEGHKESWHRRLESRPLQMTALVLVVILIGGVVEYVPTALVKSNVPTIASVKPYTPLEIEGRDIYIAEGCNNCHSQMIRPFRSETERYGEYSKAGEFVYDHPFLWGSKRTGPDLHRIGGKYPDSWHVRHMYDPTSTSPGSIMPAYTWLFTQDMDKETIPNRISALRSVGVPYVEGYEDIAIRDMEAQAEAITQGLKENGFDQIDGIQITSDKEIIAIIAYMQRLGIDIKGEENPWEALPSSDRIQANFKPQQED, encoded by the coding sequence ATGTCATCAACACTAGAAACCTTTCATTACGATAACGAAATCGTCCGAAAATTCGGGATCGCTACCATTTTATGGGGCTTAATCGGATTTATCGTTGGGCTGACTATTGCCCTTAAACTAATTTTTCCGGACTTCCTCGGCTTTATACCGGAACTATCCTACGGCCGACTGAGACCACTGCATACCAACGCTGTGATCTTTGCTTTTGCCGGGAATGCAATCTTTTATGGAGTCTATTATTCTCTTCCACGGCTTTGTAAAGCCTCAATGTGGAGTGAAAAACTAAGTAGTCTTCATTTTTGGGGATGGCAAGCTATTATTGTCTCCGCAGTTCTAACCCTTCCATTTGGTATCAACACCAGCAAGGAATATGCTGAGCTGGAATGGCCTATCGATATTGCCATTGCTTTGATATGGGTAGTCTTCGGAATTAATATGATCATGACGATCATCAAACGCCGGGAGAAACATTTATATGTAGCCATTTGGTTCTACATCGCCACTTTTGTGACGGTAGCTGTACTGCATATCGTGAACTCATTTGAAATGCCCGCCACTTTCCTAAAAAGTTATCCGGTGTATGCAGGCGTTCAGGATGCCTTGGTACAATGGTGGTATGGTCACAATGCGGTGGCATTTTTCCTCACCACGCCCTTCCTGGGAATTATGTATTACTTCATTCCCAAAGCAGCAAATCGCCCGATTTTCTCTTACCGATTATCGATTGTTCACTTTTGGTCGCTGATCTTCATTTACATCTGGGCCGGACCTCACCATTTGCTTTACACCGCTCTTCCCGGTTGGGCACAAGCACTTGGTACGGTTTTCAGTTTGATGCTGATAGCGCCAAGCTGGGGTGGTATGCTGAACGGTTTACTTACCCTCCGCGGCGCCTGGGATCGGGTTCGCGAAGATCCTGTTCTTAAGTTCCTCGTTGTTGGAGTGACTGCCTATGGGATGGTAACTTTTGAAGGCCCGATGCTTTCTATCGCCAACGTAAACGCCATTGCTCACTACTCCGATTATATTATCGGTCACGTGCATAACGGCGCTCTGCTTTGGAACGGTGGCTTAGCATTTGCCATGCTGTATTACATCACCCCGAAGATCTACAAAACAAAGTTGTATTCTGTGAAGCTGGCTAATGTTCACTTCTGGTTTGCAACCATGGGAGCCATCTTCTATGTAATCCCAATGTACTGGGGCGGTATCACACAAAGTTTGATGTGGAAACAATTCACAGCTGAAGGTCTTCTTCAGTATCCAAACTTCCTGGAAACCGTAACTCAGATTATTCCGATGTATGCCTTGCGTGCAGTTGGTGGCACCTTATTTATAATTGGAGCCGCAATCGGTAGCTACAATATTTATAAGACATCCCGCCAAGGTTCGCTGGAAGCGGCTGAAGTTGACGAAGCACAAGCTATCATCAATCCTGCTGAAGGACATAAAGAAAGCTGGCATCGTCGCCTTGAATCTCGTCCTCTTCAGATGACAGCATTAGTATTAGTGGTGATCTTGATTGGAGGTGTTGTGGAATACGTACCAACAGCCCTCGTGAAATCAAATGTACCTACTATAGCCAGTGTTAAACCATACACCCCACTGGAAATTGAAGGCCGTGATATTTACATCGCCGAAGGCTGTAATAACTGTCACTCCCAGATGATTCGTCCTTTCCGTTCTGAAACCGAACGCTATGGCGAATACTCCAAAGCCGGTGAGTTTGTGTATGATCACCCATTCTTGTGGGGGTCAAAACGAACAGGACCTGACTTACACCGTATTGGTGGCAAGTATCCGGATTCCTGGCACGTACGACATATGTACGACCCAACTTCAACTTCACCCGGCTCCATTATGCCGGCATATACCTGGCTCTTTACCCAAGATATGGACAAAGAAACGATTCCAAACCGTATAAGTGCGCTTCGGAGTGTGGGAGTCCCTTATGTAGAAGGTTATGAAGACATCGCTATTCGAGATATGGAGGCTCAGGCAGAAGCAATCACCCAAGGTCTGAAAGAAAATGGATTCGACCAGATTGACGGAATTCAAATTACTTCTGACAAAGAGATCATTGCCATCATCGCTTATATGCAGCGACTGGGAATTGATATTAAAGGTGAAGAAAATCCATGGGAAGCACTTCCTTCCAGCGACCGGATTCAGGCTAACTTCAAACCTCAACAGGAGGACTGA
- a CDS encoding CcoQ/FixQ family Cbb3-type cytochrome c oxidase assembly chaperone has product MYKNVLRAIEDIGIYPSISLLLFFTFFVIMVIYLIKKGKHYWDDAARLPLEDNDNMNYNQSEQ; this is encoded by the coding sequence ATGTACAAGAACGTATTACGTGCCATTGAGGATATTGGGATATATCCCAGCATTTCCCTCTTACTGTTTTTCACGTTTTTCGTGATCATGGTGATTTACCTCATCAAAAAAGGAAAGCATTATTGGGATGATGCTGCGCGCCTCCCCCTCGAAGACAATGACAACATGAACTACAACCAATCAGAGCAATGA
- the ccoG gene encoding cytochrome c oxidase accessory protein CcoG yields the protein MASLEDQRRIDKKQFRDHLATVGEEGRRNWIYPKKPSGRHYNARNVVAMLLLAFFFSGPFITINGNPLLLLNILERKFVIFGVAFWPQDLHLLVFGMLSFILFVVLFTTIFGRLFCGWACPQTIFMEMVFRRIEYWIEGDSAAQIRLNNKPWNFDKIWRKTTKHGDFFGIAFLISNMFLAYIIGPDQLFEIITDPPSEHIAGLSSMIVFSGVFYGVFAFMREQVCHFVCPYGRMQSVMLDNNSINVMYDYKRGESRASVKDRFQLENRKASLEDLGFSANETFGDCIDCYQCVKVCPMGIDIRNGTQLECVHCTACIDACDSVMEKIDKPRGLIRYSSENAIREEKQKVLTPRVAGYSGILLILLTTFITLLTLRPDTETSIFREPGTLYQELPDNMYSNIYNLKVLNKTFEELDFELRLDSPEGEMISLGSIESVPSQNSAEGRFLVKLPQDQLTGMQTEVKFSVYSDGKKLETVTSGFLGPANIKNN from the coding sequence ATGGCATCATTAGAGGATCAAAGACGAATAGATAAAAAGCAGTTTCGTGACCACCTTGCCACTGTTGGTGAGGAAGGTAGAAGAAACTGGATTTATCCCAAAAAACCCAGCGGAAGGCACTATAACGCACGTAACGTAGTAGCTATGCTTTTGCTTGCGTTTTTCTTTTCAGGTCCTTTTATCACCATAAACGGAAATCCGTTGCTACTGCTTAATATTCTTGAGCGGAAGTTTGTGATCTTCGGCGTGGCCTTTTGGCCTCAGGATTTACATCTCCTTGTTTTCGGAATGTTATCATTTATCCTCTTCGTGGTACTTTTTACTACCATCTTCGGGCGACTTTTTTGTGGCTGGGCCTGTCCTCAGACCATCTTCATGGAAATGGTTTTCCGCAGGATTGAATATTGGATTGAAGGGGATTCTGCAGCACAAATCCGGCTCAACAATAAACCCTGGAATTTTGATAAAATCTGGAGAAAGACCACCAAACACGGAGACTTTTTTGGAATAGCTTTTCTAATCTCCAACATGTTTCTGGCCTACATCATAGGGCCCGATCAGCTTTTTGAGATAATAACAGATCCACCTTCCGAACATATAGCAGGGTTAAGCTCTATGATTGTGTTCAGTGGCGTTTTTTACGGAGTATTCGCCTTCATGCGCGAACAGGTTTGTCATTTTGTTTGCCCATATGGCCGTATGCAATCAGTCATGCTCGACAATAACTCCATAAACGTTATGTACGACTATAAGCGCGGTGAAAGTCGAGCAAGCGTTAAGGATCGCTTCCAACTGGAAAATCGAAAAGCATCTCTCGAAGACTTAGGCTTTAGCGCTAACGAAACTTTTGGCGACTGCATCGACTGCTACCAGTGTGTGAAAGTCTGCCCAATGGGAATCGATATCCGAAATGGAACTCAGCTTGAGTGTGTACACTGTACCGCCTGTATTGATGCCTGCGATTCAGTAATGGAAAAAATCGACAAGCCAAGAGGGCTAATACGCTATTCCTCAGAGAATGCCATTCGGGAAGAAAAGCAAAAGGTTCTCACTCCACGAGTAGCCGGCTATTCAGGCATTCTTTTGATTCTACTCACTACCTTCATCACCTTATTAACGCTGCGTCCCGACACAGAAACATCTATTTTTCGCGAGCCCGGAACCTTGTATCAGGAACTTCCTGATAATATGTATAGCAATATTTATAACCTGAAAGTCTTAAACAAAACCTTTGAGGAACTTGATTTCGAATTGCGTTTGGACAGCCCAGAAGGTGAAATGATTTCTTTAGGCAGTATCGAATCTGTTCCTTCACAAAACTCAGCTGAAGGTCGTTTTTTAGTTAAATTACCTCAAGACCAACTCACTGGAATGCAGACTGAAGTAAAATTCAGCGTTTATTCTGATGGTAAAAAACTTGAAACCGTAACCTCTGGGTTTTTAGGACCGGCAAATATCAAAAATAATTAA
- a CDS encoding HAD family hydrolase produces the protein MSQLNPKFIYFDLDDTLLDHKKAERAGLRDVHQHFDMFEGISENQLLDTYHHINKGLWEEYGRGEIDRHELHRRRFSETLVELGLDKSMHEEAGKVYMNYYRNHWEWIDGAKDAYDKIAKKYKVGIITNGFAETQRLKIDQFQLRETARQIVISEDVGVMKPDPKIFDHSTELAGVNRGEILYVGDSFTSDVTGGAKAGWKVAWYTRSPVEQGYKLADLIFDDFDELLKSLDA, from the coding sequence TTGTCACAGCTGAATCCGAAATTCATTTATTTTGACTTAGACGATACCCTCTTAGATCACAAAAAGGCAGAACGTGCCGGTCTTCGGGATGTTCACCAGCACTTTGATATGTTTGAAGGCATTTCTGAGAATCAATTATTGGATACCTACCATCATATCAACAAAGGACTTTGGGAGGAGTATGGTCGGGGAGAAATTGACCGGCATGAACTTCACCGGCGGCGTTTCTCTGAGACGTTAGTGGAACTTGGGTTGGATAAAAGCATGCACGAAGAAGCAGGAAAGGTGTATATGAACTATTATCGCAATCATTGGGAGTGGATTGATGGCGCCAAAGATGCCTATGATAAGATTGCCAAAAAATATAAAGTGGGCATTATCACTAATGGATTTGCTGAAACACAGCGACTCAAAATTGATCAGTTTCAGCTCAGAGAGACAGCCAGACAGATTGTCATTTCGGAAGACGTGGGAGTCATGAAACCTGATCCCAAAATATTTGATCACTCCACGGAATTAGCGGGAGTAAACCGGGGTGAAATTCTCTACGTCGGCGATTCTTTTACCTCGGATGTGACAGGCGGTGCTAAGGCGGGATGGAAAGTAGCATGGTACACAAGAAGTCCTGTTGAGCAAGGCTACAAGTTAGCGGATCTTATCTTTGATGATTTCGACGAGTTGCTGAAATCACTGGATGCCTGA
- a CDS encoding LemA family protein produces the protein MKAKIWILLGVFALLVFFGININNSLVSSEEQVNGAWAQVENQYQRRADLIPNLVNTVRGAADFESETLTEVIEARSRATSINVNASDLNNPEAFQQFQEAQGQLSGALSRLLVTVERYPELQANQNFRDLQAQLEGTENRISTERMRFNQAAQSYNTQIRKFPTSIFASMLGFEQKQYFQADEGAQEAPTVDFGN, from the coding sequence ATGAAAGCTAAAATTTGGATTCTATTAGGAGTATTTGCTCTCCTCGTATTTTTTGGGATAAATATTAATAACAGTCTGGTTTCTTCAGAAGAACAAGTGAACGGAGCTTGGGCTCAGGTTGAAAACCAATATCAGCGCAGAGCTGATCTCATTCCGAACCTTGTGAATACTGTCCGCGGAGCCGCCGATTTCGAATCAGAAACTCTTACCGAAGTTATTGAAGCTCGAAGCCGTGCCACATCAATTAACGTAAATGCCAGTGATCTAAATAATCCTGAGGCTTTTCAGCAATTCCAGGAAGCACAGGGGCAGCTAAGTGGAGCTTTATCTCGCCTATTAGTAACTGTTGAGCGATACCCCGAACTTCAAGCCAACCAAAACTTCAGGGATTTACAGGCACAATTAGAAGGCACTGAAAATCGTATTTCCACCGAACGAATGCGTTTTAACCAAGCCGCTCAGTCGTACAACACACAAATACGAAAATTCCCTACCAGCATCTTTGCATCCATGCTAGGTTTTGAACAAAAACAATACTTCCAGGCTGATGAAGGTGCTCAAGAAGCCCCAACCGTAGATTTCGGAAACTAA